GTCTCCTTGTAAGTCTGGTCCTGGATGCGGTACTGCAGGGTGACGCCCCCCATGGCAgtgtctgggagctgcaggcagagaaAGAGGATCAGAGGTGGAGTGCGAGGGGGGAGAAGATGCCTGGGGACCCCCCCAGACCCAGGTTACAGAACAAAGGGGGTAAATACGCCCAATTCACAGCAGTTAGGGGGCTGCCTAGTCAGCCCAACGGCCATCAGTAGGGTCAGGAGATAACAACCCCCTTTGAGATCGATAGGGCTGGGGTAGCACAGAGACCTCCAGCCCAGTGGTCACTGGTAGGGAACAGAGTTATCGATCCCCATGGAGGTCTCATCTACACCACAATgcttcagtataactacatcgctcagaggtgtgaaaaatccacacccctgagctccagctccctgagcgatgtagttacaCAGACCTTAGGCCCCCATGGAGACAGGGCCATGTtggtgggagagtttctcccattggcttagagcgTCTTCATCAGACgtgctacagtggcgcagctgtgcCAAAGTAAATATATAGCGTAGACTTGCCCTGAGATCAGTGCAGCCAGGCTAGTGCAGAGACCACCCCAGCCCAACTTCCATCATTAGGGGTCAGAGTTAACattcctcactgaaatcaatggggctaggGTGGCACAGAGACCTCCAGCAAAATGTCCATCATTAGGGCTCGGAGTCAACAATCCCCACTGAGATCAATGAGGTTGGGGTAGCAAAGAGACCTGCAGCCCAATGGCCATCAATAGGGGTCAGAGTTAACAATTCTCATTGCGACTGATGGGGCTGGAGTAGCACAGAGAACTCCAGCCCAATGGCCATCAtcaagaacataagagcagccatacggggtgagaccaaaggtccacctagcgcagtatcctgccttccaccagtttaaacctgctgcctactaatttcatttgttgacccctagttcctgtgttatgagaaggattacataacacttccctattcactttctccagaccattcgtgattttatagacctcaatcatatcccccccttagctgtctcttttccaagctgaaaagtcccagtcttagtaatctctcctcatatggcaggtgttccatacccctcaacgtttttgttgccttcttctgaaacttccaattccaatataagtTCTTTGAGTTGGGGTGACTAGCTCTGCACaccgtattcaagatgtggatgtaccatggacttatatagaGGCAAAacgtatgatattttctgtcttattatctatactTTTCTTAATAAttaccaacattctgtttgcttttttgacaccgctgcacattgagtggatgatttcagagaactagccacagtgactccaagatctctttcttgagtggttaaagctaatttagaccccatcattttatatgtggggttgggattatgttttccaatgtgcattactttgcatttatcaacactgaatttcatctgcagttttttgcccagtcacccaggtttGTATAACtcttggtggtgcccagaatgggtccaagcagaGCTGTCCAGTCCATAGGACTGACCAGGGCAACTGCCCCGGGCCCTGCGCCTCAGGGGGATATGGGGTCCAGGACGGCctggggattagcagggggcctggTGACGGCAGCAGCAAGCTACCGGACCCAGCCCGCCCCGCTGTGCTCTGACCCACTGGCTCCCAGCgtcgcttgggggaggaggcagaagccgGAAAGTGGCAGGGCGGGAgcttggggaaagaggtggagttgggatgggcagagcagggcatgtcagggctgggtcacttgctgctgctggcaccatgCCCCTTGCTGCTGCCAATGCCAGGCCCTCTGTTATGCCTCCAGGCTGCCCTGGATCCCGCGTCCCCCTgaagtgtggggcccaggacGGCTGCACCATCCCATCCCATGGACAGGATGGTTCTGTTtaaatataagcccaaacattgcTGGAACCATGACCatgttcctgaatattggtggagcataGGCACCACAGGCCCACATAACTCCCCGCCTATGTTGTGAGGTCCTTTtgaagctctttgcagtctgcctgggacttaactatcttgagtaattttgtatcatctgcaaattttgccacctcactgtttacccctttttccagatcctttatgaatacgttgaatagcCCTACtcccaatacagacccctggaggacaccactatttacctctatccattctgaaaactgaccatttattcctgctcttcatttcctatcttttaacaagttactgatccatgagagaacctttcctcttatcccacgacagcttactttgcttaagagcctttggtgagggaccttgtcaaaggttttctgaaagtccaagtacactatagccactggatcacccttgtccgcATGCttcttgaccccctcaaagaatttgagtagattggtgaggcatgatttccctttacaaaaaccatgtttactcttccccaacaaattctgTTCACCTATGCGCCtgccaattctgttctttactataatttcaaccggttttcccggtactgaagtcaggtgtATTGGCCTGTAACTGccgggatcgcctctggagccatttttaaaatttggtgtcacattagctatcctccagtcatgtttagtttatcaatttgttccaaaacctcctcgaatgacacctcaatctgggactgttcctcagatttgtcatctaaacaGAATGGCTCAGTTTGGGAATCCCTCCCCCCTGacccatcctcagctgtgaagaccgatgcaaataatgaatttagtttctccacaatggccttatcgtccttgagtgctcctttagcatctccatcgtccagtggcccctctggttgtttaacaggcttcctgcttctgatgttcttaacaatttttgctgttactttttgagtctttggcaaGCTGTCTTCACATTCTTTTCTGACcgtcctaattatattttttcacttcacttgccagagtttatgcttctttctattttcctcactaggatttaacttccacgttttaaaagatgcctttttacctctcactgcttctttcagAGGTACCacccaggagggggtgggaagttTCTGGATTAGTCACTgatcccaagccctgggggcattgtgtgtgtgtgtgtgtgtgtgtgtgtgtgtgtgtgtgtgtgtgtgtgtgtgtgtgtgtgtgtgtgtgtgtgtgtgtgtgtgtgtgtgtgtgtgtgtgtgtgtgtgtgtgtgtgtgtgtgtgtgtgttgctctcTCACCTGGGGCTGCCCGCGGAGCTGGGCGTAGATGAGGCACCGCTGCCCAGGGAAGATGACCTCAGGGCCCCGGCCCAGCAGTGCCGCCTCCATCCCGGGAGGCAGATCCCAGCTCAGTGAGATCCTGGTCATGGCCGGCTGCAGGGCCCGCTTCAGAGACTGCAGCGCCTGGGGAGAGATCGGAACactcagggtggggccaggacaCCATGGTCCTACCctggcatgggggggaggggaggcatgggGACGGGTGGGTTAGAgccggggggctgggagtcaggactcctgggttctctcccagctctggaaggggagtggggtctggtgggttagagccggGGGAGcctggattcctgggttctcaccTTGGGCTGCATGCGGTCCTGGCCCGTGATGAACTcggcgctgccccctgctgcctgggCGATGCCTTTGACCAGAGCCGTGGAGGCCCCTTCCCCGATGCCAAAGGAGAAGCATCTGCAGGAAGGCAGagtccgggggtgggggtggttagAGACAGGAtgtgcaggggcagagctggggggcagctggagagcggtgagtaggactggggggcagggtgaagTGAAGGGATGGGCAGATGCTGGAGTTGGGGGTTtctctgctggcagggctggggggcagggttggggagaTGATAGGGGTAGAGGTTCTCcatgctggcagggctggagggagagagTTTGGGGTTGCTGGAGGGTCTCCAggacagcagggcagggggcagctttGGGGAGATATTGGgaggcagggtttgggggtgctggggtccccaggctggcagggctgggggctgggttgaggggtgctgtggggcagacaGTCCCCAGGCCGGCAGGCATGACGCTGTGTGACAGGTTACGATTGATTAGCGCCAGTGCACATATCACAGACCCGCTGCAGGGCCGCCGCACACTCGGGCTAGTACAAGATGACAGTAAGGTTGTGGGGATGctagggggaagggtggggagtcGCCAGGAGGCAGGgttagggggcagggctcagaggGTGCTTAGCGGCCGGGTGAGAGGAATGCTGGGGGGCAGGTGCCCCTATTACCTGTGGGACCCCCGGTGACGCTGCACCTCAGTGATGACCTCCTTGGTGTTCCCCACCTCCCCGTCCGTGAACACAAACAGCTGGCGGGGGAGAGGCGCTGTCAGAGCCGGGGACCCTAAATCCCCCTGGAGACGCCCCCCCCCCAGGAACGGGGGCAGCCCTCAAAGAGCCTGCCCAACTGACCCCCATcccagagaccccctgccccatgAGACACGCCCCCCGGTACTCATCTCTACCTCCCAGAAGCCTCCCCggagggcggggtgggggctgaCAGACAAGGACCCCTGACTCTAACTGTGACCCCAACTGTTACCTCTTCCCTGGCCCCTGGAGAAACTAACCTGCCTGACTGCTGTGGGCACCTTTCTgggagctccctcctgccccccaccatgtgccctctctgccccctggctaCAAGATgcccccagaactgggcacagcatccagtgctgccccccagctctaTACAGAGATACCCCCCCAGCCTACCATGGCCTGCTCCCACACCCAGGAGCACTGGTCCCCCGGCCCCAGTCCTAGTCTGAGCCCCCCCACCCAAGCCGCAAACAGCTACCCCCACCTAGCCCCTCTCCAAACGACCTTCATCAGctccccccagtcccagcccctctTCGAGCACCCGGTATGCCCTGCAGCTGCCCGATACCTGGCGTGGGTGCCCgtcctggcaggggctgcggtaAATGGCTTGTAGCGGCGCCAAGATCTCGGTGCCCCCCAGATCGGCCTGGAGCTGCTGGACGCGCTGCAGGGACTTGGCCATGGTCTGTTGGGTGTATCCTACGCTCTGCCTGTGGGGAGCGCCAACGGCTCAGGGGCCAGGACAGCTGGAAACAGGGACATCTggaccccagccagccctgcccccaaccccagcccgcCCTGCCCCAACGCAGCCAGCAGCACTCGGCCCCCCTGGAACTCACGGGTAGAAGGACTCGAACTGAGACCCAAAGCTGTAGATGTTGAAATAACAGCCCAGGGGCAAACTCTTTAAGAGCAGGACCAGGGTCTCCTGGGGACAGACAAACAGATGGAGTCACCCCCATGGGCCCAACCAGCCTGAGCTGCTCCCCTCCACAGGCCCATCAAGCACAGCCTCCCGCCTGGCCGTACCTTGGCACTGTCGATGCGCTGAGGCGAGCGGTCTCGGCTGTCCATGGGGCACTCCATGCTGCCAGAGCGATCCAGCAGGAAGATGAACTCCCCAGCTGAGCTCTGGCCCAGCACCGCCtcgggcaggctgggcagcagggtCACCATCATGGCTGGGTCACCCATTAGGGAgcctgtggggagatggggccaGCCCCAAATGGAGCAGGCATGGAgtcgagccctgtgagcctgcgAGAGCCCCAGGCCCCCCTGACTGCTCCAGAGCCCCTTccttctgtccctccccccatatcACTCTCTCCCTAGATCCCCACAACCACCATCCCCTCAGCATCCCCCAACTGCCCCAGAGCCCTACCGCCacccctgtccctcccccacacctttcCCCTAGATTTTACACTGCCCCCAATGATCATCCCGCCAGCACCTGCCCTTCCACTCCCTATATCCCCAAACCTGCAGTGCATTCAGTGTCCAGgcaccccaccctcccacccccagctctgctgagacCCCCCACTCTGGTCTCCACAGCCACTGCACACACTTCATCCCCAGCTCCTTCAACGCCCACCCATAATTATAAgagtggccagactgggtcaaaccaaaggtccatctagcccagtatcctgtctgccaacagtggctaatgccaggtgcttcagagggaacagaacagggaatcgtcaagtgatccatcctgttgcccattcccagcttctggcacacagaggctagggacaccatcctatACATCCTGGCTAACAGGACCatggaccatgaatttatctagctcatttctgaaccctgttatagtcttggccttccttACATCCTCAAGgatgttccacaggttgactgtgcaatgtgtgaagaaatacttccttttgtttgttttcaatccactgcctattagtttcatttggtgacctctggttcttgtgttttaAGAGGAGTAAGtaaaacttatttactttctccacactagtcataaTCATCATTTTCGGTGCCCTTTTCtgattccaatacatcttttttgagatggggcgaccacatctgctcgTAGTATTCAATATGAGAGCGAACCATGGATTtacctagagcagtgtttctcaaactggggtccacggacccctgggggtctgtgAGGGAGCTCCATGGTGTTCATGGGACCCGCTgaccaactcctccccctccccccttgaaCATGGAAGTGGTtgtcagctccctgtggcccctaggggcCTGGGCGGCCTGTGAGGTTCTGCTCACTGTCCCCGCCTGagtcctggctctgcagctcccactgaccagcaaggggcaaagcagggggtcttcaaaattttttaaatcaaaatggagaACCCTGGGTtgctacagtttgagaactgcttaTCTAGAGgtgatatgatattttctgtcttattatctatccctttcctaaggaTTCCTaacatttggtttgttttttggattGCCACCCACCGCACTTTCAGTGGATGTTTTACTCCCGGGGGAATTCGGCAccactgcgcatgtgcagaatttatgtccagTGCCGATTTCCTCGCTTTCCTGcaaaaaaatgactttctgacggggaagcaaagggaagccacaagagcggtcatgtgaccctcccagccgtatgtttcaggtgcccagggcagccaacggagaggtaaatcactgtggggcagggggcaggactgggaaaGACCCAACTAGTGGCTCCTACCCTCTGCAGGgttcagctgctagtcccggctgggTTGGGGAGaaccacccccagatttctcccccagctgcaggaagctctgtaaTCTCCCCTCGACCCCaccaccacttcctgcacccGTTTGTCACCGAAGGGGGAGGGATCcttgtacagggagctgcttccCCATCTGTCCAACCCATGTGCATCCAGACACCCTCACACCCAGACTCTCCCGCCGAGCCTCACCCTCCCGCACTCATAACCTaccctgatgagccccactcTCGCTGCACCTGGACCGCCCCAATGAGCCATCTGCACTCAGATCCCAACTCCACAGAGCCTCAACCAGCTGCATctagatccccaccccactgagccacccacacctAGATCCCCAGACGAGCTTTCCCCCCAAACTGAGtccaccctgctgagccccaaccaccttaaCCTGGAAGCCCCCTGTAGACTCCCATTACTATTGCACCCAGAACCTCTCAACAAGCTCCTGTGCATTCAGATCCCCTTGTCtgcagatcccccactgagctgcctgcacccagactgccccacacagaaccctctcaacccatacctgcatccccccacactaagctcctgcacacttggatcctgccttactgagactgcctgccccacacctggtgcgCCTGGCACACAAGGGCAGAGccttggggtgtttctggggcaggcccggtccttgcactgtcagggttgggtgcagcctcagcGCTGAGTCCGTGTCCCGGGGGGGgcactgcacagtgatctcccacctttgtgcagccagtggccggTGTGCCCTactgccaggctggagcctctACATTTGACATATAACATTTGCAGAAATTTAAAACATGCAtggaatttttatatttttggagcagaatttttaacgttttggtgcagaatgcccgcAGGagtaatgttttcagagaactagccacaatgactccaaaatctttcttcagtggtcacagctaatttagacctcgtcattttatatgtatagttgggattacgtttACCAGTGTGCATCACTACGCACTTATCAACagtaaatttcatctgccactttgttgctcagtcactcagttttgtgaggtccctttgtaactctccacagtctgctttgggcttagctatcttgagtagttttgtatcttctgcaaattttgccacctcactgtttaccctttctccacatcatttatgaatatgttgaacagccctGGTCCCACCACTATTTACCCcactccattctgagaactgaccatttattcctaccctttgttccctcttatcccacgacagcttactttgcttacgagcctttggtgagggtccttgtcaaaggctttctgaaagtccaagtacactatattcgttggatcactcttgtccacatgcttgctgaccctctcaaaaccatgttgactcttccccaacaaatcatctTCATCTTTGTGTCTGAGAATTccgttctttactatagtttcaacccgTTTGCCCGGTATTGaaatcaggcttactggcctgtaattgacaggctcacctctggagccctttctaaaaattggtgtcacattagctattctccagtcatttgccgcaaaagttgatttaaatgacaggttacataccacagttagtagttctgcaatttcatatctgagttccttcaaaactcttgggtgaatcccatctggtcctggtcaCTCTTACTGTTTAGttcatcaatttgttccaaaagctCCTCTAATGAAACCTCAATCTGGGACCATTCCTCAGACTTGTCCCCTAATGAGAATGACTCATGTTTGggactctccctcacatcctcagctgtgaagaccaatgcaaattcctttagtttctccacaatgccCTTATCCTCGAGTGCTCCTtcagcatcttgattgtccagtggccccactggttgtttaacaggcttcctgcttctgatgcacttaaaaacatttttgctattactttctgagtctttggctagctgttcttcaaattcgtttttggccttcctaagtgtatttttacatttcactTGCCagcgtttatgctcctttcttttTCCCTCAGTAGGActtaacttctactttttaaaggatgccttttacCTCTCACTGCttattttactttgttgtttagccatggtggcacttttttagtTTGCTATGTTTTTTAATGTGAGGTATACgataagttgagcctctattatggtgtctttaaaaagtttccatgcagcttgcagagatatcacttttggcgctgtaccttttaatttctgtataAACTTCCTcagttttgtgtagttccccaTTTCTGAAATTATGGTGGGCTGTTGGTGTGTCTTCCTGgccacagggatgttacatttaattatattatgctcactattaccaagcagccCAGCTATGgtcacttcttggaccagatcctgtactCCACTAAGGACTAataaagaattgcctctcctcttgtgggttccaggactagtcatttaaggtgtcaagaaactatctctgcatcccaccctgaggtgacatgtacccagtcaatatggggatagttgaaatcccccagtattactgattttctttattttaagagcctctaatctccctgagcatttcacagtcactatcaccatcctggtcaggcggTCAGTAGTATCTCCCTATTACTATATTCTTTTTAtttgagcatggaattactatccacagagattctctggtgcagtttggttcatttacgatttttacttcatttgagtctaTTCTTtgtttcacatatagtgccactcccccatcagcaccacctgttctgtccttctgatatattttgtaccctggtgttactgtgtcccactgattatcctcattccaccaagtttttgTGATGCCTTTTATAACAATATCCTCATTAAATACatggcactctagttcacccatcttattat
This portion of the Gopherus evgoodei ecotype Sinaloan lineage chromosome 14, rGopEvg1_v1.p, whole genome shotgun sequence genome encodes:
- the LOC115634959 gene encoding von Willebrand factor A domain-containing protein 5A-like isoform X6 → MSCGLLNSSNEPVPLRSGSVTVLIRGFVADVSCELLYRNEEQGPVEAVFVFPVDTEAAVYAFEAHLGGTCIQAQLREKKQAQELYGDALAGGQSSFLLQQEGTKGDVFSCSLGNLPPGEEAALTLRYVCELPLEPDGAARYMLPAVLRPRYTPHGWDGEDVTQGVPRVPQGELPYTLSLSATLQSPHGIDRVLSNCSLTPLSYTAGNRTSAQVSLAEVPPWDRDVELLVYYTEPHKPSAMLEIGLPGAEPGSLMGDPAMMVTLLPSLPEAVLGQSSAGEFIFLLDRSGSMECPMDSRDRSPQRIDSAKETLVLLLKSLPLGCYFNIYSFGSQFESFYPQSVGYTQQTMAKSLQRVQQLQADLGGTEILAPLQAIYRSPCQDGHPRQLFVFTDGEVGNTKEVITEVQRHRGSHRCFSFGIGEGASTALVKGIAQAAGGSAEFITGQDRMQPKALQSLKRALQPAMTRISLSWDLPPGMEAALLGRGPEVIFPGQRCLIYAQLRGQPQLPDTAMGGVTLQYRIQDQTYKETLQFPLQPQDGDR